One genomic window of Arcobacter lacus includes the following:
- a CDS encoding HD domain-containing protein codes for MINPKIIDYIFSSASIQRWNDYPRMVDLVELDKQAHKFIIAYFIAKFENDINFTHLIEAGIFEFLRRVVVTDIRPDVFRKALQKKSKEINSWVISKLKPSIETIDNGVFLQKFEEFLNNPEIYKKERFILKAASYLATKWEFSIVYQTSQFLSDIEDVKKSVDEELEDYYELIAVRKIALNKKLSKIVDLSGRLRFQKRWAQTPRIPETSVLGHMLTVAIFSYFFSLEVKACDKRLQNNFFTALFHDLPEALTRDIISPVKYSVDELSEIIAEYEVEKIEDAILPNIPENIRDEFSYILGIYDGIKEEFANKIKIDGKIEIVDDISKYNIDKYEAIDGLALKQCDKLSAFVEASLSISHGIKSKELISGKKEILKSLKEVQGVDFKAIASSIDNEFGTTGQTQVRMDFE; via the coding sequence TTGATAAATCCAAAGATTATAGATTATATTTTTTCAAGTGCTTCTATTCAAAGATGGAATGACTATCCAAGAATGGTAGATTTAGTAGAGCTTGATAAACAAGCTCATAAATTTATCATCGCATATTTTATAGCAAAATTTGAAAATGATATAAATTTTACACACTTAATAGAAGCTGGTATTTTTGAGTTTTTAAGACGAGTAGTTGTAACTGATATAAGACCAGATGTTTTTAGAAAAGCTTTACAAAAAAAATCAAAAGAGATAAATTCGTGGGTTATTTCAAAATTAAAACCATCAATTGAAACTATTGACAATGGTGTGTTTTTACAAAAATTTGAAGAGTTTTTAAACAATCCTGAAATTTACAAAAAAGAGAGATTTATATTAAAAGCAGCTTCATATCTTGCTACAAAATGGGAATTTTCAATAGTTTATCAAACAAGTCAATTTTTAAGTGATATTGAAGATGTAAAAAAAAGTGTAGATGAAGAACTTGAAGATTATTATGAATTAATTGCTGTTAGAAAAATAGCTTTAAATAAAAAACTATCAAAAATTGTAGATTTAAGTGGAAGATTAAGATTCCAAAAAAGATGGGCACAAACTCCAAGGATTCCTGAAACTTCAGTTTTAGGACATATGTTAACAGTTGCTATCTTTTCATATTTTTTTAGTCTTGAAGTAAAAGCTTGTGATAAAAGACTACAAAACAACTTCTTTACAGCTTTATTTCACGATTTACCTGAAGCTTTAACAAGAGATATAATAAGTCCTGTAAAATACAGCGTTGATGAGTTATCTGAGATTATTGCTGAATATGAAGTTGAAAAAATAGAAGATGCTATTTTGCCAAATATCCCTGAAAATATAAGAGATGAATTTTCATATATTCTAGGTATTTATGATGGAATAAAAGAAGAATTCGCAAATAAAATAAAAATTGATGGGAAAATAGAAATAGTTGATGATATTTCAAAATATAATATCGATAAATATGAAGCAATTGACGGTCTTGCATTAAAACAATGTGATAAACTTTCTGCTTTTGTAGAAGCTAGTTTATCTATCTCTCATGGAATAAAATCAAAAGAATTAATAAGTGGTAAAAAAGAGA